Proteins encoded within one genomic window of Lepidochelys kempii isolate rLepKem1 chromosome 11, rLepKem1.hap2, whole genome shotgun sequence:
- the LOC140895937 gene encoding small ribosomal subunit protein bS16m-like encodes MVFFLFQVLSRVIMVHLAHLLMKNYHGGHVAIRLALGGCANRPFFRIVAAYNKRARDSKYLEQVGCYDPLPNSHNEKLVGLNIERIKHWIGCGAHVTKPVEKLLGLSGFFPLHPMTITNAERLRKRRALKAITASEEETPGD; translated from the exons ATggtctttttcctctttcaggtGCTTTCAAGGGTCATCATGGTGCACCTTG CTCATCTCCTTATGAAGAATTATCATGGAGGACACGTAGCTATCCGATTGGCTCTTGGTGGTTGTGCCAACAGACCCTTCTTCCGTATAGTGGCCGCATATAACAAGCGAGCACGGGACAGCAAGTATTTGGAGCAAGTGGGCTGCTATGACCCACTCCCAAATAGCCACAATGAAAAGCTTGTTGGCTTGAACATCGAGAGAATCAAACACTGGATTGGTTGTGGAGCACATGTCACAAAACCGGTTGAAAAACTTCTAG GTCTTTCTGGATTTTTCCCATTGCATCCTATGACAATCACAAATGCAGAAAGATTAAGGAAGCGAAGAGCCTTGAAAGCCATAACAGCTTCTGAGGAAGAAACTCCAGGTGACTGA